One Bremerella cremea genomic window carries:
- a CDS encoding serine/threonine protein kinase — protein MNEASQSRLAQLLEQWEEAAERGEDLDAASLCVHAPELREDLERQIKALKAMNQRLQNSEETTQVRTLNNLPSDEPECFTSARFGELRWLAQGGLGAVYRAQDDMLHREVVLKFIHRHISDSEEHRNVFRREAEVTSRLDHPGVVPVYGLGESYDGRIFYVMRYIQGETLDEAIARLHSQGSHNINQAHLRKLLGQFVTVCKTIAYAHNRGIIHRDIKPSNIMLGKYGETLVVDWGLAQPFGRDEPFRQSGEETLMPSDSDSSQGSDHGAGTPAYMSPEVAEKAVLLSPATDIYSLGGTLYKILTGVAPFNGNSFPQIRQQILTGDFPPPTQRQRGLSKAIEAICLKAMALEPNRRYTTALDLANDIESYLADEPVQAYVEPATRRIARWSRRHRSLVGTLVASAAILMAIITGSAAWLGYMAQSEHDARLIAEQAKQQSLQTSAKFAAKTIAGQIDLRWRILEAAVRDAEIKQAMASINEAPADLARWEPAQAWLNQQFIQLQEENALDVSSLFLLDISGQQVARTPMSNTIGNSYAFRDYFHGQGHDLSESDAAKVAPIHQANLSATYSSDTSDTLKVAFTVPIYSGNGAQQKVIGVLGMSVELGDFGILDTDIDGNQMVVLIDLRPDTIDDVSQRGLILHHPAFESLSGQRRSTRIDRDMLAKIDAEKTSLRLPDYLDPITNEHWNVAIEKLVVEGRRGTNRTPGWAVMVLERVGL, from the coding sequence ATGAACGAGGCCTCACAAAGCCGCTTAGCACAGCTTTTGGAGCAATGGGAGGAAGCCGCCGAACGAGGCGAAGACCTCGACGCGGCCTCGCTGTGCGTCCATGCCCCAGAGTTGCGAGAAGATCTGGAAAGACAGATCAAAGCCCTCAAGGCCATGAACCAGCGGCTCCAAAACTCGGAAGAAACGACCCAAGTCCGCACCCTCAACAACCTGCCGAGCGACGAACCGGAGTGCTTTACCTCGGCTAGGTTTGGCGAGTTGCGTTGGCTGGCCCAAGGAGGACTTGGTGCGGTCTATCGCGCGCAAGACGACATGCTGCATCGCGAGGTCGTTCTCAAGTTCATTCACCGACATATCAGCGATAGCGAAGAACATCGCAATGTCTTTCGTCGTGAAGCGGAAGTAACCAGCCGTCTCGATCACCCAGGAGTCGTCCCCGTATATGGACTGGGCGAAAGCTACGACGGCCGCATCTTTTATGTCATGCGTTACATCCAAGGGGAAACGCTCGACGAAGCAATCGCTCGCTTGCACAGCCAGGGGAGCCACAACATCAATCAGGCTCATCTGCGAAAGCTACTTGGCCAGTTTGTCACCGTTTGCAAAACAATCGCCTATGCCCACAATCGCGGAATTATTCACCGCGACATCAAGCCATCGAACATCATGCTGGGCAAATATGGCGAAACGCTGGTGGTCGACTGGGGCTTGGCGCAACCGTTTGGCCGCGACGAACCATTTCGCCAGTCCGGCGAAGAAACCTTGATGCCCAGCGACAGCGATTCCAGCCAAGGCTCAGATCACGGTGCCGGCACACCAGCCTACATGAGCCCCGAGGTCGCCGAAAAAGCAGTGCTCCTTAGTCCGGCGACAGACATTTACAGCTTGGGGGGAACACTCTACAAGATTTTAACCGGGGTGGCACCCTTCAACGGGAACAGCTTTCCCCAAATTCGTCAGCAGATCTTAACCGGCGACTTTCCTCCTCCTACGCAGCGGCAACGGGGGCTCTCGAAGGCCATTGAAGCCATTTGCCTAAAAGCGATGGCCCTTGAGCCGAATCGTCGCTACACCACCGCGCTTGATCTAGCCAACGATATCGAAAGCTATCTAGCTGACGAACCAGTGCAAGCTTACGTTGAGCCCGCGACGCGTCGAATCGCGCGCTGGTCGAGACGCCACCGCTCGTTGGTTGGTACGCTTGTGGCTAGTGCCGCTATCTTGATGGCTATCATTACCGGCTCCGCAGCATGGCTAGGGTACATGGCACAAAGCGAACATGATGCCCGTCTGATCGCGGAACAGGCTAAGCAGCAAAGCCTGCAAACGTCCGCCAAGTTCGCTGCGAAAACGATCGCCGGCCAAATCGACTTACGCTGGCGAATCTTAGAAGCTGCCGTCCGCGACGCCGAGATTAAGCAGGCCATGGCCAGCATTAACGAAGCCCCCGCAGACTTAGCCCGCTGGGAACCTGCTCAAGCATGGCTAAACCAGCAGTTCATCCAATTGCAGGAAGAAAATGCCTTAGATGTCAGCAGCTTGTTCCTGCTAGACATTTCCGGACAGCAAGTCGCCCGCACCCCCATGAGCAACACCATCGGCAACTCGTATGCGTTTCGTGATTACTTCCATGGTCAGGGACACGACTTATCCGAATCCGATGCGGCCAAAGTCGCTCCGATTCACCAAGCCAATCTTTCGGCAACCTATTCCAGCGATACAAGCGATACCCTTAAAGTCGCTTTCACGGTCCCCATCTACTCAGGCAACGGAGCTCAACAAAAGGTGATCGGCGTACTGGGTATGTCGGTCGAACTAGGGGACTTCGGTATTCTCGATACCGATATCGACGGCAATCAAATGGTCGTCCTGATTGACCTGCGTCCCGATACAATCGACGATGTCTCCCAGCGCGGGTTGATTCTCCATCATCCCGCGTTTGAATCGCTTTCTGGCCAGCGAAGAAGCACGCGTATCGACCGAGACATGCTGGCAAAAATCGACGCCGAGAAAACCTCACTCCGCCTACCGGACTACCTCGACCCAATAACCAACGAACATTGGAACGTGGCCATCGAAAAACTGGTTGTCGAAGGTCGCCGAGGCACCAATCGCACGCCTGGCTGGGCGGTGATGGTTCTGGAACGAGTCGGGCTCTAG
- a CDS encoding PSD1 and planctomycete cytochrome C domain-containing protein, producing MRIGLIAILLMSLAAASWPRSAWAADEAIDFNRDVRPILAAKCFACHGPDEEHREAGLRLDDREAAIDHGAIVPEAVDQSGLVDRIMSDDADLVMPPPSANDTLSEEQKQVLKRWIERGAKYAKHWAFVSPVMPAIPSVHDTAWPHNEIDNFVLAKLEREKLMPSPSADRYTLVRRVYLDLIGLPPTPEEADAFVNSTDPAAYEKLVDKLLASPRYGERWGREWLDLARYSDTNGYEKDRERSIWPYRDWVIQAINADMPFDQFTIEQIAGDMLPEATTSQRIATGFHRNTMLNEEGGIDPLEYRYYAMVDRVATTGTVWLGMTTGCAQCHTHKYDPITHTDYFALMGLLNNADEPDLVIKAEEQLKRTEEIQNDIRLLEDTLIYEFPPREGEGSEEERRAENFKQHFQAWLDKGKTEAVSWQSLEATELKTNLPLLQQLPDLSIFSTGDITKRDVFQLSFALPDPAKPITAIRLEVLPDDRLPAGGPGRAYYEGRKGDFFLSELSAQIDGKPVTLQDASHDYGKIAVGSGSADAANVLDGEGSTGWSTAAGEGKPHHLVVNLAEPIAGGKQLQIEMLFERHFAASLGRFRISVAHASQPVAAKQMPLDVEAILSRNEETWTEVEKARLKSQFIQESPELAEARKMIQALKQQLPDYPITMVMEERPAENPRVTHLHHRGEYLSPKQEVEPNIPAFLRADETPGPTNRLEFAQWLVSRQNPLVARVTVNRAWQSIFGKGLVESSGDFGTQSEPPLHPELLDYLACKFMEDGWSRKKLHRAIVTSATYQQSSVTTAKLQQRDPANRLLARGPRFRVDAELVRDTMLKASGLLSDKMYGPGVYPPQPESVTALAYGNVPWKPSAGEDRYRRSIYTFSKRTAPFASYTVFDAPTGEVCTAGRDRSNTPLQALTLLNDEMYLELAQHLAQAAVTPKATEEEIVTAIFRRLLTRPPEPGELEALLAYYHSQLERIESGEIEATQVAGSEQASPQQAAWTMVARVLMNVDEAIAKP from the coding sequence ATGCGAATTGGCCTGATTGCCATTCTACTGATGTCCCTTGCTGCGGCATCTTGGCCCCGTTCCGCTTGGGCGGCTGATGAAGCGATTGATTTCAATCGTGATGTTCGTCCAATTTTGGCTGCGAAGTGTTTTGCCTGTCATGGGCCTGACGAGGAACATCGGGAAGCCGGCTTGCGACTAGACGACCGGGAAGCGGCGATCGATCATGGCGCGATCGTACCGGAAGCGGTTGACCAGAGCGGCTTGGTCGATCGGATTATGTCCGATGATGCTGACTTGGTTATGCCGCCTCCCAGTGCAAACGACACGCTCAGCGAAGAACAGAAGCAGGTCTTAAAACGCTGGATTGAACGAGGGGCCAAGTATGCCAAGCACTGGGCGTTTGTATCGCCTGTGATGCCAGCGATTCCATCTGTTCATGACACCGCATGGCCGCACAATGAAATAGACAACTTTGTTCTAGCTAAGTTAGAACGCGAGAAGCTGATGCCCTCTCCGTCGGCCGATCGTTATACGTTGGTGCGACGCGTTTATCTTGATTTGATTGGCTTGCCCCCCACACCGGAAGAAGCAGATGCTTTTGTGAACAGCACCGACCCGGCCGCCTACGAAAAGCTGGTCGACAAGTTGTTGGCTTCACCTCGCTATGGCGAACGCTGGGGACGAGAGTGGCTTGACCTGGCCCGTTACTCCGACACCAACGGCTACGAGAAAGATCGTGAACGCTCGATTTGGCCTTATCGCGATTGGGTGATCCAAGCAATCAACGCTGATATGCCGTTCGACCAGTTCACGATCGAACAGATTGCGGGGGACATGCTGCCCGAGGCGACTACCAGTCAGCGGATAGCAACGGGGTTTCATCGCAACACCATGCTAAATGAAGAAGGGGGCATCGATCCGCTGGAGTACCGCTACTATGCAATGGTGGATCGTGTAGCCACCACCGGAACCGTTTGGCTGGGCATGACGACTGGATGTGCGCAGTGCCATACGCACAAGTATGACCCGATCACGCATACCGACTACTTCGCGCTGATGGGCTTGTTGAATAACGCCGACGAGCCAGACTTGGTCATTAAAGCCGAGGAACAGCTGAAACGTACAGAGGAGATTCAAAACGATATCCGTTTGCTGGAAGATACGTTGATCTACGAGTTTCCGCCACGGGAAGGGGAGGGCTCGGAAGAGGAGCGTCGGGCTGAGAATTTCAAGCAACACTTCCAGGCTTGGCTAGACAAGGGAAAAACGGAAGCGGTCTCCTGGCAGTCGTTGGAGGCGACCGAGTTGAAGACGAATCTGCCGCTGTTACAGCAGTTGCCTGACCTCTCGATTTTTTCGACCGGGGATATAACCAAGCGAGACGTGTTTCAGCTATCGTTTGCCTTACCTGATCCGGCAAAGCCGATTACTGCGATTCGACTGGAAGTGCTACCGGACGATCGCTTGCCAGCAGGTGGTCCCGGTAGGGCTTATTACGAAGGACGCAAGGGTGACTTCTTTCTTAGTGAGCTGTCAGCCCAAATCGATGGCAAGCCAGTTACGCTGCAAGATGCCTCGCACGACTACGGTAAGATTGCGGTCGGCAGCGGATCGGCGGATGCGGCCAATGTGTTGGATGGCGAAGGTTCCACCGGCTGGTCGACTGCCGCAGGAGAAGGAAAGCCGCATCATTTGGTGGTGAACCTTGCCGAGCCAATCGCTGGCGGAAAGCAACTGCAGATAGAGATGCTGTTCGAACGGCACTTCGCGGCCAGTTTGGGGCGGTTTCGGATTTCCGTTGCCCATGCCAGCCAGCCTGTGGCAGCAAAGCAAATGCCGCTCGATGTCGAGGCCATCCTTTCCCGAAACGAGGAAACTTGGACGGAGGTCGAGAAAGCTCGGTTGAAGAGTCAATTCATTCAAGAGTCTCCTGAATTGGCCGAGGCTCGGAAGATGATTCAGGCTCTCAAACAGCAATTGCCTGACTATCCCATCACGATGGTCATGGAGGAACGCCCGGCAGAAAATCCACGCGTTACGCACTTGCATCATCGGGGTGAGTATCTGAGCCCTAAACAGGAAGTTGAGCCGAACATCCCTGCATTCTTACGCGCTGACGAAACGCCAGGACCGACGAACCGGCTGGAGTTTGCCCAATGGTTGGTTAGCCGGCAGAACCCTTTGGTCGCTCGGGTTACCGTGAATCGGGCTTGGCAGTCAATATTCGGCAAGGGCTTAGTGGAATCGAGTGGCGACTTCGGGACGCAGTCCGAGCCCCCTTTGCATCCTGAACTGCTCGACTACTTGGCTTGTAAGTTTATGGAAGATGGCTGGTCGCGGAAGAAGCTACATCGAGCGATCGTTACCAGTGCAACCTACCAGCAAAGTTCGGTCACGACAGCGAAACTCCAACAGCGTGACCCGGCAAACCGATTACTCGCTCGAGGGCCTCGCTTCCGTGTCGATGCCGAGTTGGTGCGCGATACGATGCTTAAAGCAAGTGGGCTGCTGTCGGATAAAATGTACGGCCCTGGCGTTTATCCTCCTCAGCCAGAAAGCGTAACAGCTTTGGCTTATGGCAATGTGCCTTGGAAGCCATCGGCGGGCGAGGACCGATATCGTCGTTCGATTTATACGTTTAGTAAACGGACGGCCCCGTTTGCCTCTTACACGGTGTTCGATGCACCCACCGGCGAAGTTTGCACAGCCGGACGCGACCGAAGCAATACGCCTTTGCAAGCATTAACGCTGTTAAACGATGAAATGTACTTGGAATTAGCTCAGCATTTGGCACAGGCTGCGGTAACGCCTAAGGCAACCGAAGAAGAGATCGTGACGGCGATCTTTCGCCGGTTGCTAACGCGGCCCCCAGAGCCTGGTGAATTAGAAGCATTGCTGGCCTACTATCATTCGCAACTCGAACGGATTGAGAGCGGCGAGATCGAAGCTACTCAAGTAGCCGGAAGCGAGCAGGCCTCGCCGCAGCAAGCGGCCTGGACGATGGTAGCCCGTGTCCTGATGAACGTCGACGAAGCAATTGCCAAACCTTAG
- a CDS encoding DUF1501 domain-containing protein has protein sequence MSLNSLQLQTRRHFFRNCGVGIGKIALASLLAQSATPGGVLASEAASPFAPKSGHFPATAKRVIYLFMAGAPSQLDMFDYKPKLAELAGKPIPPSVIQGQRYAFIQPDAAVLGPQFKFAKQGQSGAEISEVMPHLAKVVDDIAVVRSVHTDLFNHSPAQLFCNTGNGVPGRPSMGAWLSYGIGSEAQDLPSFVVLKSGGSLSGGAAMWNAGFLPSVHQGVPFRSQGDPILHVSNPAGYDKRAQRESIDMIRQLNQRQLNAVGDPEIQTRMDAYEMAFRMQTRAPELMDFSQESAETLDLYGANLSDPGQAFANNCLLARRLAERGVRFIQVYHAGWDHHSNVKGGVQGQCKQTDQACAALIQDLKRRGLLEDTLVVWGGEFGRTPMVEASAALGRSQGRDHHPQAFTMWFAGGGIKPGITLGQTDELGFHPVEQPVHVHDVQATILRCLGIDHEQLTFRFRGLNFRLTGVEEHHPVEALLA, from the coding sequence ATGAGTTTAAATTCTCTGCAGCTTCAAACTCGACGTCACTTCTTTCGTAATTGCGGCGTCGGCATTGGCAAAATCGCGTTGGCCTCGCTCTTGGCTCAATCGGCCACGCCTGGCGGGGTTTTGGCGTCGGAAGCTGCCAGCCCGTTCGCGCCCAAAAGCGGCCACTTTCCTGCCACAGCCAAACGCGTGATCTATCTGTTCATGGCCGGCGCGCCGAGTCAATTGGATATGTTCGATTACAAGCCTAAGCTTGCTGAACTTGCCGGAAAACCGATTCCACCTTCGGTGATTCAAGGGCAGCGGTATGCCTTTATTCAGCCAGATGCTGCCGTACTGGGCCCGCAGTTCAAGTTTGCCAAGCAAGGACAATCAGGGGCGGAAATCTCAGAGGTGATGCCACACTTGGCCAAAGTCGTGGACGACATCGCCGTAGTACGTTCGGTTCACACCGACCTATTTAATCATTCGCCTGCGCAGTTGTTTTGCAATACCGGCAACGGCGTCCCTGGGCGACCAAGCATGGGTGCTTGGCTGAGCTATGGCATTGGGAGCGAAGCACAAGATTTGCCTTCGTTTGTGGTGCTCAAAAGTGGCGGTAGTTTGAGTGGTGGAGCCGCGATGTGGAACGCCGGTTTTTTGCCTTCGGTTCATCAAGGGGTACCGTTCCGTAGCCAAGGAGACCCGATCCTGCATGTCTCGAACCCGGCTGGTTACGACAAACGAGCCCAGCGTGAGTCGATCGATATGATTCGTCAACTGAACCAACGCCAATTAAACGCGGTGGGTGATCCAGAAATCCAAACGCGGATGGATGCGTACGAAATGGCGTTTCGGATGCAGACACGTGCCCCTGAATTGATGGACTTCTCGCAAGAGTCGGCTGAGACGCTGGACTTGTACGGTGCCAATCTGAGCGATCCCGGTCAGGCTTTTGCCAACAACTGCCTACTCGCTCGACGTTTGGCAGAACGAGGGGTCCGTTTTATCCAAGTCTATCATGCCGGTTGGGATCATCACAGCAACGTCAAGGGAGGCGTCCAGGGGCAATGCAAGCAAACCGATCAGGCCTGTGCGGCACTGATACAAGACTTGAAACGACGCGGTTTGTTGGAAGACACGTTAGTCGTATGGGGAGGAGAATTCGGCCGTACGCCGATGGTCGAAGCGAGCGCCGCCCTGGGACGCAGCCAGGGTCGTGATCACCATCCGCAAGCGTTCACTATGTGGTTTGCCGGAGGAGGGATCAAGCCGGGGATCACCTTGGGGCAAACCGATGAGCTTGGTTTTCACCCAGTTGAACAACCGGTTCATGTGCATGATGTGCAAGCGACTATTTTGCGCTGCTTAGGTATCGATCACGAGCAGCTAACGTTCCGCTTTCGCGGTCTTAACTTCCGCTTGACCGGCGTGGAGGAGCATCACCCGGTTGAAGCTTTGTTGGCCTAG
- a CDS encoding RNA polymerase sigma factor gives MAEDDDPGKTIDSHIDRLNKGDPTAASDLLNITCERLVRLTRSMLKTFPNVARWEQTDDVFQNASLRFYQALRETQLTDARHYFRLAALQIRRELVDMARRYQGPQGMGANHQTQFVDEQNANQPQGYEHAEVTNDPGHLAEWQEFHSRVEQLPTEEKEVFDLLWYHDLSQDQAADVLQTSVRTVRRRWRSARLMLHDVLLGPEDADQGKT, from the coding sequence ATGGCCGAAGACGATGATCCAGGAAAAACGATCGATTCCCATATCGACCGGCTCAACAAGGGAGATCCGACTGCCGCGTCCGATCTCTTAAACATCACGTGCGAACGATTGGTCCGGCTCACGCGTAGTATGCTCAAGACCTTTCCCAATGTTGCCCGTTGGGAACAAACCGACGATGTCTTTCAAAACGCGTCGCTCCGCTTTTATCAAGCACTGCGTGAGACCCAACTTACCGATGCTCGCCACTACTTTCGCTTGGCTGCGTTGCAAATTCGCCGCGAATTGGTCGATATGGCGCGCCGCTATCAGGGGCCTCAAGGAATGGGCGCCAACCACCAGACGCAATTTGTTGACGAGCAAAACGCCAACCAGCCTCAAGGCTATGAACACGCCGAAGTTACAAACGACCCTGGTCATCTGGCCGAATGGCAAGAGTTTCATAGCCGGGTCGAGCAACTTCCCACCGAAGAGAAAGAGGTTTTTGACTTGCTGTGGTATCACGATCTTTCCCAAGACCAAGCGGCTGATGTCCTGCAAACAAGTGTACGCACCGTCCGCCGCCGCTGGCGATCGGCTCGTTTAATGCTGCACGATGTTCTGCTGGGACCAGAAGATGCGGATCAAGGAAAGACGTAA